One stretch of Rhizoctonia solani chromosome 8, complete sequence DNA includes these proteins:
- a CDS encoding Retrotransposable element Tf2 protein, whose product MVNVVKDGLAQLQSTRGPHTPEEQKPPAVKETPRAAPKAEPIGKAQPFLGAPAPIISTGAPRRDPLSLFNPYPSLSFPSGPAPAAPQGPPPAPVIAPALPPAPSTVKVDHPDAFKGKIGLEAKQWLTRMLAWVRLNQRQFPLDMEVLSFLLMNMTEAAGAWAHPHLDQLGSHRALIQTVDEFKTKFLAAFGDPNATRAAERKITSLTQTGTCAKYITKFRTLQMELDWNDAALRGQFAQGLHWEVQKQIATRERQPRTLRELQDAALIIDNALRKEQASHPQQGNKPGKTSSTPNWGASTGQQATKTGPLSSDPNYVLEEERNRRRAEGLCVKCGKPGHKFAKCWTGWKATPKEDKGKAKEAAKIGKDSEYQLGKEPERQAETIEVLIDSGATSSFLHPQTAELLCLPLIDLPQPRTVTMLDGLSPQAGKIWKKAHLTFLFDGKRMTKTFLICNTGSHAAILGIKWLEAHNPEINWNSRTLSFPHTPPEHAAIAEEEEADKNPLEGVPSKYHQYAKVFGEEEFNKLPPHRHYNIGIELTEEGPLNSPLYSMTNAESATLKDWLRDKLKAGKIQPSKSSISSPVMFVPKKDGSRRLVVDYRCLNNRTKKNVYPLPRPDNLMAQLRGAKVFTKLDLRWGYNNVRVKEGDKWKTAFRTKYGLYKSLVMTFGLTNAPASFQHFMNDLFKDLLDVCVIIYLDDILIYSKDDATHAKHVHEVLKRLMDNQLFCKASKCTFHVTAVEYLGIIVSDKGFSLDKLKIQAVQEWPVPTKVKEVQLFLGFANFLRQFVANFSHMARPLHNLVKKDTPWKWDTKEQEAFQGLKNAITNAPVLCHADPSKPYFLETDASGAALGSILSQRQGDGRLHPLGFLSESFKGAEQNYDTHDKELLAIIRSFKYWRIFLEGTLHPVTVFTDHCNLEYWKESRTFNRCHARWHLLLAGYNFQIVYCPGKQSGKPDALSRQLDHANIPPAAQTMLPDPVFANVAMVTPEKELQQQIEAALDQDESLEEILQFLQNESKAPPSIKKAFKDYKMEAGLLFYQGRIVVPDVGTLRTDLLCIFHDSPLAGHPGRQQTLELVSRNYYWPGICADTYWHVDSCETCQQIRKPKYALIPPQLLKLPSRPWQHLSYDMIVDLPKDGNHDSILVIVDSFTKYGIFVKCSKKLKAPELAELFLEHVWKRHGMPEKTVSDRGRVFNNKFLRALYKRLGIDPHFSSAYHPQSNGQTEQVNPSIKHFLRAYSGVNQRDWTKWLPMAEFAYNNAVHSSTGKTPFKALYGWEPTLTPSNIPMDVPEADNLAQTMEAQWNKVESALRQSKQQMTAGEDGNPTEFEIGEEVWLDARNINLKTLSPKLTEQRLGPFKVTEKISNRAYRLKLPPTMRIHNVFYVGLLSKVKRDKTRAFENRPPPITVDGEEAYKVEGITNAEERNGKWFFRVKWKGYGSKENTWEPRENLKNAEKILEKYEKDMRKKALSAAKALRGGAVS is encoded by the exons ATggtcaatgttgtcaaggatgggcttgcccagctcCAATCCACCCGGGGTCCCCataccccagaagaacaaaaaccccctgcggtcaaggaaactcccagggccgcgcccaaagccgagcctattggcaaggctcaaccattccttggggccccagcccccatcatctccacaggggccccCAGGCGCGACCCCCTCTCCCTTTTCAACCCCTACCCTTCCTTGTCCTTCCCTTCaggaccggctccagcagccccccaaggacctccGCCAGCGCCTGTCATTGCCCCGGCGctgcctccagccccctccactgtGAAAGTGGACCatccagatgccttcaaaggcaagattggcttggaggccaaacaatggctgactcgaatgttggcctgggtacGTCTCAACCAGAGACAGTTCCCTTTGGACATGGAGGTCCTGAGCTTCCTGTTAATGAACATGACAGAAGcagctggggcctgggcccatccccacctggaccaactagggtcccaccgCGCACTCATTCAAACCGTGGATGAGTTCAAAACCAAGTTCCTGGCTGCCTTTGGCGACCCCAACGCTACCAGAGCAGCGGAGCGGAAGATTACTTCCCTCACACAAACCGGCACTTGTGCCAAATATATTACTAAGTTCcgcacgctgcaaatggaacttgattggaatgaTGCCGCACTCCGCGGTCAGTTTGCGCAAGgactccactgggaggtccaaaAACAAATTGCCACAAGGGAGAGGCAACCCCGTACCCTGAGGGAGCTGCAAGATGCTgccctcatcattgacaacgccctccgcaagGAGcaagccagccacccgcaacaGGGTAATAAGCCTGGTAAAACTTCTTCCACCCCCAAttggggggcaagtaccggccaacaggccaccaaaaccggTCCCCTTTCCTCCGATCCCAATTACgtcttggaggaagaacgtaaccgccgccgcgcagaaggtctctgtgtcaaatgcggcaaaccagggcacaagtttgccaaATGTTGGACCggatggaaggctaccccaaaagaggataaggggaaggccaaggaagccgccaaaattggcaaagactctgagtaccaattgggaaaaga ACCAGAGAGACAAGCGGAAACcatagaagtcctgatagactcaggcgccacctcatcaTTTCTTCACCCTCAAACCGCGGAACTACTTTGCCTACCCCTTATAGACCTTCCCCAACCACGTACCgtaactatgctcgatgggttgagcccccaggctggaaaaatctggaaaaaggcccacctaaccttcctatttgatggcaaacgcatgACCAAAACCTTCCTAATTTGCAACACCGGATcacacgccgccatcttaggGATCAAATGGCTGGAGGCCCATAACCCTGAGATCAATTGGAATTCCCGCACCCTCTCATTCCCCCACACACCACCGGAACACGCGGCTAttgccgaggaggaagaagcagacaagaacccccttgaaggagtaccctccaagtaccatcagtatgctaaggtatttggggaagaagaattcaataagctcccTCCGCACCGgcactacaacattgggattgaacttaCAGAAGAAGGGCCCCTCAACTCTCCCCTCTACAGTATGACCAACGCTGAGTCCgctacactcaaggactggctcagggacaagttgaaagctgggaagatccaaCCCAGTAAATCCTCAATCAGttcccccgtcatgtttgttcccaagaaggatggatcccgccgcttggttgttgactaccgttgcctaaacaaccggacaaagaaaaacgtttacccgctaccccgtcccgacaatctcatggcccagctccgtggcgccaaggtctttaccaaactagacctaagatggggttacaataacgtccgggttaaggaaggtgacaaatggaagaccgcgttccgtaccaagtatggcctgtacaaatcccttgtcatgacctttggcttaaccAACGCACCGGCTtcattccaacatttcatgaatgatttgttcaaggacctacttgatgtatgcgtcatcatataccttgatgacatcctgatctactccaaggatgacgcaactCATGCAAAACACGTCCATGAAGTTCTGAAACGGTTGATGGATAACCAGCTCTTCTGCAAAGCGTCTAAATGCACGTTCCACGTCACcgctgtggaatacctgggaatcattgtctcggacaagggttttagtctggataagctcaagatccaggcagtacaagaatggccagtTCCCACaaaagtcaaagaagtccaattgttcctggGTTTTGCAAATTTCCTCCgccaatttgttgccaacttcagtcacatggcAAGGCCAttacacaacctggtcaaaaaggacacgccgtggaaatgggataccaaagaacaggaagcattccaagggtTAAAgaacgccatcaccaacgccccagtcCTCTGTCACGCAGACCCTAGTAAACCATACttccttgaaacagacgcatccgGTGCAGCtctaggttccatactcagtcaacggcAGGGAGACGGACGCTTGCACCCACTAGgattcctgtcagaatcattcaagggagcggAACAAaattacgacacccatgacaaggaactgctAGCAATCATCCGCTCTTTCAAatactggcgtatcttcttagAAGGAACTCTGCACCCTGTCACCGTGTTCACGGACCACTGTAACTTAGAgtattggaaggaatcccgcACGTTCAACCGTTGTCacgccagatggcacctatTACTGGCTggatataacttccagattgtctaTTGCCctgggaaacaatcagggaagccagatgcACTCTCACGCCAATTGGATcatgccaacattccacccgccgcccagaccatgctccctgatcctgtatttgccaacgtagcAATGGTAACTCCTGAGAAGGAACTCCAACAACAGATTGAGGCTGCCTTAGACCAAGatgaatccctggaggaaatattacaattcctccaaaatgagtCTAAAGCACCCCCGTCCATCAAAaaggcattcaaggattacaagATGGAGGCTGGTCTGCTATTTTACCAAGGACGCATTGTAGTCCCAGATGTTGGTACCCTGAGGACAGATTTGCTTTGCATTTTCCATGATAGCCCATTGGCTGGTCACCCGGGTAGGCAACAAACTCTGGAACTGGTATCACGtaactactattggccaggcaTCTGCGCGGAcacgtattggcatgtggattcctgtgaaacctgTCAACAGATCAGGAAACCAAAATACGCCTTGATCCCTCCGCAGCTGCTCAAGCTCCCATCTAGACCGTGGCAGCACCTTTcctatgatatgattgtagaTTTACCAAAGGACGGGAACCATGACTCCATCCTGGTCATAgtagacagcttcaccaaatacgggatctttgtcaaatgctccaaaaagctgAAAGCGCCTGAGCTAGCGGAGttgttcctggaacacgtatGGAAGCGCCATGGAATGCCGGAAAAGACAGTATCAGATAGAGGGAGGGTctttaataacaaattcctacGGGCTCTTTACAAACGCCTTGGGATTGACCCGCACTTCTCATCAGCATACCACCCTCAAAGCAACGGCCAAACGGAACAAGTAAATCCCTCCATCAAACATTTCCTTAGAGCATACTCAGGGGTgaaccaaagggactggaccaaatggcttcccatggcagagtttgcctataacaacgccgtacatagcagcacgggcaaaactcccttcaaggccttgtatGGTTGGGAACCCACCCTGACACCTTCCAACATACCAATggacgtcccagaagcagacaatcTGGCCCAGACcatggaggcacaatggaacAAAGTAGAGTCTGCTctccggcaatctaagcaacaaATGACAGCCGGAGAGGACGGGAATCCAACGGAGTTtgaaattggagaagaagtatgGCTTGACGCCAGAAATATCAACTTGAAAACCCTAAGCCCAAAACTAACGGAACAGCgcttagggccattcaaggtcactgaaaaaatctccaatcGCGCGTACAGACTCAAACTTCCACCAACCATGCGCATTCATAACGTATTTTACGTGGGTCTACTATCAAAAgttaaaagggacaaaacGCGCGCCTTTGAAAATCGTCCACCGCCAATCACAGTAGACGGAGAGGAGGcatacaaggtggaagggataaccaatgcagaagaacgcaacgggaaatggtttttccgggtgaaatggaagggttacggcTCCAAAGAGAACACGTGGGAGCCCAGGGAAAACCTGAAAAACGCGGAAAAAATTTTGGAAAAGTACGAAAAGgacatgagaaagaaggccctcagcgccgccaaggcccttagagggggggcagtgtcgtag
- a CDS encoding Retrotransposable element Tf2 protein, with translation MKSLAKEWVKYCPTCQANCCPHTPVISLKPLDIPPFPFHTISYNFITGFPKSQGHNAILVIIDMFSKFGHLIPTSKRVSEKGLAELFVTHIWKLHRLSVRTILDRGTPFTGKFLWALYQRLGIKLAFSSAYHPESDRQIKRINQFIDFYLRSYIAANHSNWTTWLPLAKFAYNNAKHLATGKTPFKLVFGRNPVMRPMEVPANVPEADQVADTLVHKWREAEAALRLSKERMAGGKGSSPEYSIGKKVWLDGKNIQIQSNSNKLDPKCLGPFEILEKISSHTYCLKLPKTMKIHDMFHIGLLSKSHESPNQLFPERPPPETIEGEEEYEVEQIIDTKRQKGKWFYLIKWKRYGPEDNSWEPKELLENAQEEIAHFNKAQLKKAYVSTKSL, from the coding sequence ATGAAATCATTGGCTAAAGAATGGGTCAAATACTGTCCCACATGTCAGGCAAATTGTTGCCCCCACACTCCAGTCATCTCCCTGAAACCTTTAGACATCCCACCTTTCCCTTTCCACACAATCTCCTACAACTTCATCACTGGATTCCCCAAGTCACAAGGCCACAATGCAATACTGGTGATAATAGATATGttttccaagtttggtcACCTTATCCCCACATCCAAAAGGGTATCAGAAAAAGGACTGGCAGAACTGTTTGTCACACacatctggaaactccacaGATTATCAGTCAGGACAATTTTGGACAGAGGCACACcattcacaggaaaattctTATGGGCACTCTATCAAAGACTAGGAATCAAACTGGCCTTCTCTTCTGCTTATCATCCAGAGTCAGACAGACAAATCAAGAGAATCAATCAATTCATTGACTTCTACTTAAGGTCATACATTGCTGCCAACCATTCCAATTGGACCACATGGCTCCCCTTAGCCAAATTTGCTtataacaatgccaagcaCTTGGCAACAGGGAAAACCCCATTCAAACTAGTCTTTGGAAGAAACCCTGTCATGAGACCTATGGAAGTACCAgcaaatgtcccagaagcagatcaGGTTGCTGACACCCTGGTACACAAATGGAGGGAGGCAGAGGCTGCACTTAGACTCTCCAAAGAGAGAATGGCAGGAGGGAAGGGCTCAAGCCCAGAATACTCAATTGGCAAGAaggtctggctagatggaaaaaacaTCCAAATCCAGTCTAACTCAAACAAACTGGACCCAAAGTGCCTAGGACCTTTTGAAATCCTGGAGAAGATATCATCACACACCTACTGCCTAAAACTCCCCAAAACCATGAAGATCCATGACATGTTCCATATTGGTCTCTTGTCTAAATCCCATGAATCCCCAAACCAACTGTTTCCTgaaagaccccctcctgaaacaatagaaggggaagaggagtatGAGGTAGAACAAATTATAGACACCAAAAGACAAaaaggaaaatggttctacctcaTCAAATGGAAAAGATATGGCCCAGAAGATAATTCCTGGGAGCCCAAGGAGCTATTGGAAAATGCCCAAGAAGAGATTGCACACTTCAACAAagcacaactgaaaaaggcttatGTCTCCACCAAAAGCCTttaa
- a CDS encoding Retrotransposable element Tf2 protein, giving the protein MLDGLSPQAGKIWKKTVLTFSFDGKHMTETFLIGICAPSHSLEHVAIAKEEEADKDPLNGVPPKYHQYAKVFGEEVLNKLLPHRHYNIGIELKEEGPLNLPLYSMTDAKSTTLKDWLRDKLKAGKICPSKLSISSPVMFVPKKDGSHHLVVDYRCLNNWTKKNIYLLPHPDDLMAQLHGARVFTKLDLHWGYNNKSLVMTFGLTNAPAAFQHFMNKLFKDLSDVCIIIYLDDILIYSKDDASHTQHVHKVLQRLMDNQLFCKASKCTFHVTLVEYLGIIVLDKGFSLDKLKIQAVQEWPTPTKVKEVQSFLGFANFLCCFVANFSHIARPLHNLVKKDMLWKWETREQEAFQTLKDTITNTPVLCHTNLSKPYFIETDAAGAALGSILSQCQEDGRLHPLGFLSESFKGAEQNYNMHDKELLAIIWSFE; this is encoded by the exons atgcttgatgggttgagcccccaggctggcaaaatctggaagaagacaGTTTTaaccttttcctttgatggcaaacacaTGACAGAAACCTTCCTT ATTGGAATTTGCGCACCCTCTCATTCCCtggaacacgtggccattgccaaggaggaggaagcagacaagGATCCATTGAATGGAGTACCCCCCAAATATCACCAATATGCAAAGGTGTTTGGGGAAGAAGTGTTGAATAAGCTTCtgccccataggcattaCAATATTGGCATAGAACTCAAGGAGGAAGGACCCTTAAACTTGCCCCTCTACAGTATGACTGATGCCAAGTCCactacactcaaggactggcttagGGACAAGTTgaaggctgggaagatctgCCCTAGCAAATTGTCCATTAGTTCCcctgtgatgtttgtaccaaaaaaggatggctcccaccACTTGGTTGTAGACTACCGCTGCTTGAATAACTGGACAAAGAAAAACATTTACCTCCTGCCCCAtcctgatgacctcatggcccagctccatgGCGCCAGGGTCTTTACTAAGTTGGACCTAcattggggttacaataat AAGTCTCTGGTTATGAcatttggcctgacaaatgcccctgctgcattccagcacttcatgaacaagctgTTCAAAGATTTGTCAGATGTATGCATCATCATATATctagatgacatcctaatttactcaaaggatgatgCATCACACACACAGCACGTCCACAAAGTCCTCCAGCGGTTGATGgataaccaattgttctgcaaggcctctaagtgtaccttccacgtcacattggtagaatacctgggtatcattgtcttggataaagggttcagcctggataaactcaagatccaggcagtgcaagaatggccaaccccaaccaaggttaaggaagtacagtccttccttgggtttgcaaacttcctttgttgctttgttgccaacttcagtcacatAGCAAGGCCCCtgcacaacctggtcaagaaagacatgctgtggaaatgggaaactagggaacaggaagccttccagACCCTGAAAGACACCATCACCAACACCCCAGTACTTTGTCACACCAACCTGTCTAAACCATACTTCATTGAAACAGACGCAGCAGGTGCAGCCCTGgggtccatactcagccaatgCCAGGAGGATGGACGCTTACACCCCCTTGGGTTCCTGTCAGAATCCTTCAAAGGAGCAGAACAGAACTACAACATGCATGATAAGGAACTCTTGGCTATTATCTGGTCTTTTGAATAA
- a CDS encoding Retrotransposable element Tf2 protein yields the protein MATHSWSSTCPGSPLNQRELGPSIQTTTNKHKSLEPKVYGEVSLSHAIALILGLQNQVIRLERELQETKEATKEACNWMGAVNQALAQIEAGPGPHRPKDQKPLVVEETPWPLPKANPLPVPSAPLLTWTQAQPAKPPIVFAQSTPVQAPPQVQTPPAPVPLWLCSPALPQPAAPVAAYQPLVKVDHPDAYMGKIGNELHQWLTRMLAWVCLNQQMFPTNQETLLFLLMNMKELAGAWAYPHLDQLGSHCALIQMVEDFKREFLAAFGNPTTTQAAKQQITHLTQTGTCAEYITKFRTIAMDLDWNNATLCRQFAQGLHWEVSCLIATQEQCPTTLLKLQDAALVIDNTLCEEHASHPPKGNKSGPSNTTPNRGASTSQQATRPGCLSSNPNFVSKEEHNHCRAEGLCIKCSKAGHKFAECCTGWKAIPKEGDVKKEATKIGKESGPKLGKD from the coding sequence ATGGCAACCCACTCCTGGAGCTCCACTTGTCCTGGgtcccctctcaatcaaagagagctgggaccctcTATTCAGACAACCACCAATAAGCACAAAAGCCTTGAacccaaggtctatggagaAGTTTCCCTTAGCCATGCAATTGCCCtcatcctgggattgcaaaaccaagtcatccggCTTGAAAGGGAACTCCAGGAAACAAAAGAAGCTACCAAGGAAGCATGCaactggatgggagcagtcaaTCAAGCCCTTGCTCAAATTGAGGCTGGACCTGGGCCCCACAGGCCCAAAGACCAAAAACCCCTGGTTGTTGAGGAGACCCCTTGGCCCTTACCAAAGGCCAACCCTCTACCAGTGCCTAGCGCGCCCCTCCTTACCTGGACCCAGGCCCAGCCAGCAAAACCTCCCATTGTCTTTGCCCAGTCAACTCCTGTCCAGGCTCCCCCACAAGTCCAGACTCCCCCTGCACCTGTGCCTCTCTGGCTCTGCTCTCCTGCTCTCCCTCAGCCAGCAGCTCCAGTAGCTGCCTACCAACCCCTGGTCAAGGTAGATCACCCTGATGCCTACATGGGGAAAATAGGGAATGAGTTGCaccaatggctcacaaggatgctggCATGGGTCTGCCTCAATCAGCAGATGTTCCCCACCAATCAGGAGACTCTATtgttcctcctgatgaacatgaaggaatTGGCAGGAGCTTGGGCTTACCCCCACcttgaccaactagggtcacACTGTGCCCTGATCCAAATGGTGGAAGATTTCAAAAgggagttcttggctgcatttggtaACCCCACCACCACACAAGCTGCCAAGCAGCAGATCACTcaccttactcagacaggcacctgtgctgagtacattactaagttcaggaccattgccatggacctggactggaacaatgccACCCTCTGCAGACAATTTgcacaaggcctccactgggaggtcagttGCCTCATAGCTACACAAGAGCAATGCCCCACCACTCTCCTCAAGCTGCAGGACGCAGCTCTGGTCATTGACAACACCCTCTGTGAGGAGcatgccagccacccgccaaagggtaataagtctggccCCTCCAACACTACCCCCaacaggggggcaagtaccagccaacaggccacaagaccaggttGCTTGTCCagcaatcccaactttgtctccaaggaggagcacAACCATTGCAGagctgaaggcctctgcatcaaatgcagtAAAGCAGGgcacaagtttgcagaatgctgcactggctggaaggccatccctaaggaaggagatgtcaagaaggaagccaccaagattggcaaagagtctggacccaaattgggaaaagactaa
- a CDS encoding Transposon Ty3-G Gag-Pol polyprotein codes for MSHWKKGTIAAHQGYASSADKRGMASNNAPMAGKPQSRKQLRITIKPLVSKIELHVSVLEFVNIATDSNKKPLLFIDLILRDYPTDPIKTLIDSGATSNFISPALVEKLKIPKTLLKNPQVVRMLDGTISQTGCIWHQVQLVVLANGHPHSIPFLVCPIGNTPAILGMTWLTQESPLIDWLLGTIAFPEQVQIASEEEADPDPLAKLPTEYHKSAQGFGKEEFKVLPPHRECDIATNLLPDAKLSPGPIYGMTNAESKALKQHIDKELATGKIRPSTSSAGALVMFVKKADGSLQLVVDYRKLNEVTHKNIYPLPRQDVLWI; via the exons ATGTCACactggaagaaagggaccattGCTGCGCATCAGGGCTATGCGTCAAGTGCAGACAAaaggggcatggcatcaaacaatgccccaatggctggaaagccacaatcaaggaagcagctaag gatTACCATCAAACCCTTGGTTTCAAAAATAGAACTGCATGTATCTGTCTtggaatttgtaaatattgctACAGACTCCAACAAAAAACCACTCCTATTCATAGACCTAATACTGCGTGACTACCCAACAGACCCAATTAAAACCCtcattgattcaggcgctacCTCTAATTTCATATCCCCTGCTctagtagaaaaactcaaaatcccaaaaaccctactcaaaaacccacaagtagtgagaatgctagatggtactatatctcagactggttgtatctggcaccaggttcaacttgtggttttggccaatggccacccccattccattcctttccttgtatgCCCCATAGGAAACACGCCTGCCAtactaggcatgacatggctcacccAGGAGTCACCCCTTATTGACTGGTTGCTAGGTACCATTGCCTTCCCTGAGCAAGTACAAATTGcatcagaggaagaagcagaccctGATCCTTTGGCCAAACTACCCACTGAATACCACAAGTCTGCCCAGggctttggcaaagaagaatttaaggtccttccTCCTCATAGGGAGTGTGATATTGCAACCAACCTGCTCCCTGATGCCAAGCTTTCTCCTGGACCAATTTATGGCATGACCAACGCAGAATCTAAGGCGCTTAAACAGCACATTGACAAAGAattagcaacaggcaagatccgccctagcaCTTCATCTGCTGGTGCCCTggttatgtttgtaaaaaaggctgATGGATCACTACAACTAGTTGTTGACTATAGGAAGCTCAATGAAGTCACCCATAAAAACATTTACCCACTTCCTAGACAGGatgtgttatggatatga